The following are from one region of the Heterodontus francisci isolate sHetFra1 chromosome 34, sHetFra1.hap1, whole genome shotgun sequence genome:
- the LOC137349285 gene encoding zinc finger protein 79-like — protein sequence MEKPWKCGDCEKGFNYPSELDVHRRRHTGERPFTCSECGKGFTRSSNLVTHQQVHTGERPFTCSVCGKGFTSSSTLLTHQQVHTVERPFTCSECGKGFTRSSLLLTHQRVHTGERLFTCSECGKGFTQSCNLQRHQRVHTGERPFTCPVCRKGFTQLSNLTEHQLVHTDKRPFKCFDCEKSFKSRNDLMRHKHTHTGERPFTCSECGKGFSQSSTLLRHRHTHTGERPYACSMCGKGFTHSSALLRHQRVHTGERPFTCSACGKGFVQSSHLLKHQRVHK from the coding sequence atggagaaaccatggaaatgtggggactgtgagaagggattcaattacccatcagaACTGGATGTTCATCGACGCaggcacactggggagaggccattcacctgctcagagtgtgggaaaggattcactcggtcatccaacctggtgacacaccaacaagttcacactggcgagagaccattcacctgttctgtgtgtgggaagggattcaccagTTCATCTactctgctgacacaccagcaagttcacactgtggagagaccattcacctgctccgagtgtgggaagggattcactcggtcatcactcctgctgacacaccagcgagttcacactggggagcggctGTTCACCtgttccgagtgtgggaagggattcactcagtcatgcaacctgcagagacaccagcgagttcacactggggagaggccgttcacctgtccTGTGTGTaggaagggatttactcagttatccaacctcactgaacaccaacttgttcacacagacaagagaccttttaaatgttttgaCTGTGAGAAGAGTTTTAAAAGCAGAAATGATCTGATGAGACACAAGCAcactcacactggagagaggccattcacctgctccgagtgtgggaagggattcagtcagtcatccaccctgctgagacaccgacacactcacaccggggagaggccatacGCCTGCTcgatgtgtggaaagggattcactcactcatctgccctgctgagacaccagcgagttcacactggggagaggccgttcacttgctccGCTTGTGGAAAGGGGTTtgttcagtcatcccacctgctgaaacaccaacgagttcacaagtga